The genomic segment GCTTCCTGCGCGGCTTCGAGCCGGTGGCGTTCGGCGCCCGCCCGCTGGGCGCCGATGGGTACGAGCGGCTGAAGGCCACGGCCGGCGAGGGGGGCGCGCATGGGTAGCCGCCGCGAGAAGCTGATCCTGGCCGGGCTCCTCCTGGCCGTGCTGGTGATCGGCCTCTTCGCCGGGCCGGGGACGCGCCCCGACCAGTACGACCCCCGCCTCAGCAGCTACTCCGCCGGGCCCGCCGGCGCCCGCGCCCTCTACCTGGCGCTGGAGCGGCTGGGGGTGCCGGTGGCGCAGCGCCGCGCGGCCTACGCGGGCGCCGACTCGCTCCCCGGGGTGCTGGCCGTGCTGGCTCCCTCCGAGGGCGCCAGCCCGGCGGAGCTGGCCGCCCTCGGGCGGCGCCTGGACGCGGGCGGGACGCTCCTGTACGTGGCGGACCCCGGCGACGACTGGCTCGACTCGCTGGGGCTGGCGCTGGTGACCACCCGCCCCGACTCGGTCCCCGAGATCTTCGGCGACGAGCACGACGGCGTGACCGGCCGCCCGCGCAAGCACCCGCTCACCGCCGGCGTGCAGCCGGTGCCGGGCTTCCGCTGGGCCTTCGCCGACACCTCGCGGGCGATCCGGCAACGCAGGGCCGTCCCCCTCCTGGTGGGCGACGGCGGGCGCGTGCTCGCGCTGGAGATGCGGCGCGGGCGCGGCACCGTGGTGGCGTTCAGCGACGCGGCGCCCTTCACCAACCGCGCGTTGCGCGAGAGCGGCGCGGCGCTGCTGTTCGCCCGGGCGGCCGCGCGTGCCGCCGCGGGGGGAGGGGCGGTGGTGTTCGACGAGTACCACCACGGCTACACCGAAGGGGCCACCCTCACCGGGGGGATGCGGCGCTTCCTGGCGCGCCGCCCCCTGGGGCACGCCTTCCTGCAGCTGGGGCTGGTGGGGCTCCTGCTCCTGCTGCTGTACGGGCGCCGCTTCGGGCGGCCGCTCCCGTCGCCCCCGGCGCGGCGCCGCTCGCCGCTGGAGCACGTGGAGGCGCTGGCCGGGGCGTACCGGCAGGCCGGCGCCCGGCGCACCGCCCGGCGGCTGCTGGTGGCGGGGCTCGCCCGCCGGCTGGGGCGGCGCCCCCCGCGCGACGACCGCGCCGAGGCCGAGCTGCTGGAGCGCCTGGCCGCGCACCCGCAGGCCGGCCCCGCCGCGGCCGGCGCGCGCAAGGAGTGGGAGCAGGGCGGGAAGGCCGACCTGGTGGCCCTCGCCCGCGACGTGGACCGCATCCTCGCAGAGGTCAGGAGACCGTGACATCCGTGATCCCCGCCACGCCGACGTCCGAGAAGGCCGGCGCCGTCCTCGAGCAGCTCTCCGGCGTGGTCC from the Longimicrobium sp. genome contains:
- a CDS encoding DUF4350 domain-containing protein → MGSRREKLILAGLLLAVLVIGLFAGPGTRPDQYDPRLSSYSAGPAGARALYLALERLGVPVAQRRAAYAGADSLPGVLAVLAPSEGASPAELAALGRRLDAGGTLLYVADPGDDWLDSLGLALVTTRPDSVPEIFGDEHDGVTGRPRKHPLTAGVQPVPGFRWAFADTSRAIRQRRAVPLLVGDGGRVLALEMRRGRGTVVAFSDAAPFTNRALRESGAALLFARAAARAAAGGGAVVFDEYHHGYTEGATLTGGMRRFLARRPLGHAFLQLGLVGLLLLLLYGRRFGRPLPSPPARRRSPLEHVEALAGAYRQAGARRTARRLLVAGLARRLGRRPPRDDRAEAELLERLAAHPQAGPAAAGARKEWEQGGKADLVALARDVDRILAEVRRP